TGCTCAAGGCATCATACAACCATTGGTAATTAGGGAAACCGGTCATCAAAAATATGAGATAATTGCTGGTGAGCGCCGTTGGCGAGCTGCAAAATTAGTTGGCTTAGAATATGTCCCTTGCTTAATTAAAAATGTAGAAGATAACGCAGCGATAGCCATTGCACTTATTGAAAATATTCAGCGTGAAAATCTTAATGCGATGGAAGAAGCTATTGCATTAAAGCGACTTCTTGAGGAGTTTGAGCTTACCCATAATGAGGTTGCAAAAGCAGTCGGTAAATCACGAACAACGGTCAGTAACTTGTTACGTTTAAATAATTTGGATGAAAACGTAAAAGTATTACTCGAACACGGTGATATTGAAATGGGGCATGCACGAGCATTACTTAGCTGCGATCATGATTTACAGTCGGATCTATCTAAGATTGTCGTTGCTAAATCACTTAATGTGCGTGAAACAGAACGCTTAGTTAAAAATTCATTAACCCCAAAAATAATTAAAAACGCCCCTCCTCCTTGCGAAAAAACAGAGCAAATTATTGAAAAATTTCAAAAAATATTTGGTTTAAATGTAACTGCTAAAATAGGAGCTAAGGGAGCTGGAA
This window of the Psychromonas sp. MME1 genome carries:
- a CDS encoding ParB/RepB/Spo0J family partition protein; protein product: MLAKKRGLGKGLDSLLSSSTVNRNKQVSHDFNAEKTQQLVDDVKGSLIDIEVNFLQPGKYQPRRDMSSEALDELANSIRAQGIIQPLVIRETGHQKYEIIAGERRWRAAKLVGLEYVPCLIKNVEDNAAIAIALIENIQRENLNAMEEAIALKRLLEEFELTHNEVAKAVGKSRTTVSNLLRLNNLDENVKVLLEHGDIEMGHARALLSCDHDLQSDLSKIVVAKSLNVRETERLVKNSLTPKIIKNAPPPCEKTEQIIEKFQKIFGLNVTAKIGAKGAGKLVIDYSSVHDLDILINNIEIKKSNN